actgcacttcccagtcgcaaaccatttccactccccctcccattcttcagatgacatgtccaccatgggcctcctgcagtgccacaatgatgccacccgaaggttgcaggaacagcaactcctattccgcttgggaaccctgcagcccaatggtatcaatgtggacttcaccagtttcaaaaccttcccttcccccaccacatcccaaaaccagcccagcccatcccctccccccactgcatcccaaaactagcccagcctgtctctgcctccctaacctgttcttcctttcacccatcccttcctcccacctcaagccgcacctccatttcctacgtactaacctccatccacctccttgacctgtccatcttccctggactgatctatcctctccctacctccccacctatactctcctctccacctatcttcttttctttccatcttcagtccgcctccccctctctccctatttattgcagaaccctctccccatccccctctctgacgaagggtctaggccagaaacgtcagcttttgtgcccctgagatgctgcttggcctgctgtgttcatccagctccacactttgttatcttggattctccagcatctgcagttcccattatttctaacaCCCTTAGTGGTGTTTCTTTTGTCAATCCTTAAAATACACGCACGTTTTGGTTAAAATGGAACACAATCTTGTCaaacatttatctgaattatGCTTGACAGTAACTTGCTTTCTAAATACAGTACAATAATTCCTCCATATCCACAAGGTTTCCGCTCCTGATAAAACCCgcaaatgatgaaatttgcaATTGCACAGTTAGTTTAATGGAAGGTTTAAAATGGTTAAAATATCATGTGTTTTTTGCCCATGGATGTTGATTTTTGATACTTATTTTTTGGTGTGAATAAGCAAATTCATGGTTTTGCTGATATTAGAGGATTTATTGTATAAATAATTTATTGACTGAACAAACTTACCACTAATCCTGAGAATTAGTCTTGTGGTGAATGTAAGCATTGAAAGCAAAGTATACAAGAAGAAACTAGTGTTTCTTCTAGTTATGCATAAGGTAACCTGCATGTTTGTTGAAGTTGCCATTCATACTGCTGGTAAAAGGTAATCAAGGGTAGGTGGGATACAGATTTAAAGGTACAATCAGGTcagctgtgatttttttaaatttggcgTACCAGGCTAATGCAGTTGAATGGCTTACATCTGATTTGTATGTTTTGTGTAGGAATTTCTATATTTCAGTATCATGTTTGGGTGGTGGCAAAATGTCAGTAGGATTGCATTTCGCTTTAAGATGTTGCAAAGTGTATTGTACCTTTACTTGGATAAACATTGCAACCAGTTCGATGCTCCCAAAATCCCATTGATATGAGTTGAAACAGATGCAGTTTCAACAAAATTGACAACTATTCATTGGCCCAGATGTTTCCCTGAGAAATTAACCAATCAGTTAACCTGTctgagtttaaaatttaaacacagCTTGGCAGTTAATTATCAATTACCATTTACTAGTGCATCTGTGACAACACCTCTGCTAATCAGTTTACTTGATGACTAATCAGCACTGTCCACTCATACAGTATGAATATTTGTTTCTTAATATTGTTGCCACTTATCTTGAATGAAAgataaaaagctttgacaaaatctTGCAATTAGTTTGCTGTTCAATTTTGGATACATCCTTTTGGATGCTTAAAGTTGTAATGGCTGTAAAATGCtaattttgttgtgttttttGTCTAACAGTGAAAACCAAGTGCAGCTTGAAGATCAAATTCTGCCCCCGCGTCTTCAActctcaaatactgaaacaaaagGATCAGTGAACTTCAGCTATGTCTTGCGTGGAGAGTGGACAGTTTGTGGATTGGGACAAAATTACTGACCTGGAGAAAGATAGTCCTGTGGTCCCATCCCGCATAGATAGCAACTTGTTAAAACAGTATGCCAGACAAGGATATTGGGCGAAGAGCCACTCTCTAAGAACAAAAATCTATGAACAAATTATCAAAGCTGTCTCATGCAGGACAGTGACTCCTGATGCTGAGGTGTACAAGGATATTGTTGGAAAGATCACAGGAAAAAGAAACGCCTCAACTCTGCCACTGCCAGAATTTGTGGATGGTAGTGCAGTGCCGAACTATTGTCTGAACACAGACGGAATTGTTGCAGTTAGGAAGATTGTGGTTTGTATTTCCAACCAGTTTCCAGACATCTCTTTCTGTCCTGTGCTGCCAGCCATTGTAGCACTGTTGCTACATTACAGTAACAATGAAGCAGACTGCTTTGAGAAGGTGTGCCGGCTCTTGGCTTGTAATGACCGTACGAAACATTTCATAGATCAGACTTTCTTGGCCTATGAGTCCTCTTGCATGACCTTTGGAGACCTAGCCAACAAATACTGCCAAGGTGCCCACAAGCTGATAGTGAGTGCTTCAGAGGATGTCCTGGAGGTTTACTCTGATTGGCTGCGTTGGATTTTTGGAGACCTGCCCTTTAACTACGCAGCCCGCGTGTTGGATATTTTCTTTGTCGAAGGATTTAAGGTACTTTACAGGGTAGCACTGGCTCTCCTCAAGTTTTTCCGAAAAGTCAGAATCAGACAGTCTGAAAAATCTGCTGACATTCGAACTGATATACAGAACTTCATTCAAGGAATTGCTGAGCACGTCCCAGTTGAAAAGCTGTTGGATAAAGCGTTTTCTATTCGCCTATTCTCAAGGAAGGAGATCCGTTTACTTCGAGATGCCAATGAAAAAGCACTGAAGCAAAAAGGCATCACTGTAAATCAGAAGAGGTGATTGAGCATATTTTAGTGCTGAAATAGATCAGGGATTTTAAGAACAAAACAAGCTTTCTGTTGCAAAACCTTTTAAACCGAGTTTATCAGTTGATTTTGATTCACTGGGAGCTGGAAGGAAATTCAGTCCTTTGTCCTTAACCAATACTGAAGTTAGGCAGTTTAAGCAAAAACAATCTTAAGTCTCTTAATGAAGCTGCAGAGGAATAGTTGCAACTATTGTACATCCTTAAAGTTGTAAGAAGCACTCTCTTGTTGCCGATCTCCTCTTCTCCCCACACCTTACTGCTGTATAACCGAATCATATATTATCCCATCAACTTGCTCTTTTAATAAAAGATAGCATCTTGTTACCCTTGTTGATAGTCCAAAAGTGCACAAACATTTGACTCATCCGCTAGAGTACCTTGATTCCTCTGCCCATAGTATTCCACACTTatcaatttaaataatactttgcaTTTTATACTTCcagccaaaatgaacaactttacattCTTCCACATTATTCTCCATGTGTCAGATATTTAACCACTCACTCCACCTAACTCTGCCTACCTGTAAGCTCatctaggtggatcggccatgctcaattgcccgtagtgttcaggggtgtgtgggatatagTGGGCtgcttcaagggcggtgtggatttgttgggccgaagggcctgtttccacacactaGGTAATCTAACTTAATATGTTAAcccttcaaattgaggggtgatagagttaagacagatatcagaggcaggttctttactcggacaGTGGTAAAGGAATGGaatgcctgccaatgtagttaacttagccacattaagggcatttaaacagtccttaggtAGGCATGTGaatgacgatgggatagtgttgggggatgggcttagattagttcaaagGTCAGCGCGACATCGagcactgaagggcctgttctgcactatattctatgctctataaCTCAAATAAGTTATTAAGACATAGTTTTGTGAAAAAGAAATTATGCtgacttttttaaaactttgaagttttttttcttctaAACTTTACCGATCGATTCTAACACCTCCATGACAGATGTcaaactaactggcctacagtttccaGTTTTCTGTGCCCTTCTCTGCCGTCTTGTCTGGAGGAGTTGCATTTGCTAAAGACTTATGAAACTGTTGCCAAATCTAGggagtttggaaaattaacacccaCACGCCTGCCACCTTATCTTCCGCTTTTTTCTAAGATCCTCAGATGAAGTATGCCTAGACTCCAAGCTTAAGTTTTGCATTTTGCACATTACAGTCACAAGGGAAGTGGTACTTTCAGCAAGttcctctttccctttcatttcctgatttacagctgttAGTGGAATAGATTTAGTGTTTATGCAGTGTGGAAAACGGTCCTTTGACCGGGCTATCTAACTtccatctattctaatctcattttccagcacttggcctgaaACCTTGAATGTTATGGTGTCTGAGTGCTCATCTGAACTGTTCTTGAATGTCTTAAGGGTTCCTACTTTCTCAACTCTTCCAGTCACAAAGTTTCAAAttcccacaaccctctgggtttaaaaaaacactttccaCACATCACCTGTAAACCTTCTGCTCCTTTCTTTAAATCTGTGTTTCTCTACTGATCTCTGGactaaggggaaaagtttctctcCGTATTTCCTGCCCATGCCCCTCTGAACTTTGAATATCTCAATTCGTCACCACACGGCCTTCTCTGCTGGAAGGGAAATACCCCAGCTTACATAACTGAATTGCTCCAGCCCAAGCAATAttttagtaaatcttttctgcccaGTTCAgttgcatccttcctataatgtggcggcCACATGCAGTACTCTGGCCGAGGCCTGATTAACATTATATGCAGCTACATCATAATGTATTTGCtgttgcctttattagtcaatgcaTTGAATACAAGTATCCATTATGCCACCTTAGCCAACTCATCTACCAGTCCTGCTGTCTTCAAAGATCTATTGACATAGACACCAAGTTCCCTCTGATCCTCTAAACTTCCGTgggtcctgccattcaatatgtgctcccttgccttgttaggcTTCCCAAAAGGCATCACCTGAAtttttttcaggattaaatttcatGTGCCATTGTTCAGCTGATctgtatagaatccctacagtgtggaagcaggctatttggcccaccaagcctacactgaccctctgaagagcatcccacccagatctgtccctgtaaccctgcatatctgATGGCTAATTtgcctaacctgtacatcttttagactgtgggaggcaaccacaCCACCCatgggaaacccacacagtcatggggagaatatgcaaactctacacagatagtcaccaaggctggaatcaaacctctGTCCCTGGCACTGACatcagtgctaactgctgagccacttaTATCGCCCTGTAGTCTAAAGCTTTCCTCGATGCTATCTACCACTTCCCAATTTTCATGTTATTTGTGAACTTGCTGATCATGCCTCCTACATTCCTGTCTAATTGTTCATGTGCATCGTAAAACAGCAAAGGACTTAGGGCCCTAGTCACAAAAACACCCTTTGACCATCACTGTTTGATTCCTGTGACTAAAGCAATTTGATCCAATTTTCCtggcaaatttccctgaatcccatgagtGCTTCGCTGCTTAATCTGTCTGCTATGTGAAACTTTGTCAAGAGGGCTGCGTAGACTACATCAACTACACCACACTCATCTTCACACTCAGTTACTTCCTctcaaaattcaatcaaatctGTTCAACCTGACGAAGCCACGCTGGTGATCCTTAGTTAATCGTTGTCTCTCTAAGTGAAGATAATTCAGTACCTTAACTTTTTTTACCGTACCTTCTGTACCACAAGAACGGTTTTTCTACTCCTCTAGTGAAGACAAAGTAGCAAAATGTTTATTAATTTCATCCACTTTTCCCTATCTGCTATTAATTCCCCAGACCCAATCTCTAGAGCACCAACAATCACTTTaattactcttttcctttttaaataccagTAGAAACTTGTGCTCTTCATTTTTACATTTCTAGCCAATGTCCTCTGTCGTCTTTTTGTCTCCTGATTAATTTTTATTATTCCCTGCTGTATGTAATATTTCTGATCAGTCTTCTGACTTAAAAATCATCTTTACATAATGTTTTTATCCTTTCTCTACTTACTTAACCATGGATGGTGGTTCCTCCATTTAGACTTTTTTCTTTTATCGTAAGATTGTGCTCCACCGAGAAACTATCTTTAAAAGCATTCTGTGACCTTTATATTCAAGCTGGTACCAGCAGTATCATTTTCCAGTTTGTGCGTGGATTAAAGATATACATGATCATTGTCCCTTCACCACAAACACCCAATGTTTTTTCTTGTGTGCTTGGTCCTACATTGTGGTTACTGTCAGGGAGCCACTACTAATTTCTTTTCACTACAGTTTCATGTCTCCATCCAAACTAATTCTACAACCTGATCTCCTGAACCAAGGTCATCTCTAACTACTGTACTAATTCCAATCTTGAATAGTATTGTCCCTCCATTTTTACCTGGCTTCCTATTCTTCTTGGATGTCATATTCTCCTTAATTGACGGGACCCAATACTTGTCTGGCATCAACATCTCTGTAATGTCTAGTAAATCATTTTTATTAATAAAACACACAAAATGAATGAATGCTACACATATTGGGGTGCAGAGCCTTTAGTTTCATCTTTTTATTATCTTTGTCGCATGTAACCTTGATTGGTGCatgccttgatttttttttttcttcttatccCTTCCTGCCACTCTGTGACCCTCATTGCTCATATTACTATTTTCCTTTCTTGCCTTGTCTGCACTCTTTGAATGTTGAGGTTgatggctcgctgagctggtttgttgttccgcagacatttcgttaccgtgcttggtaataTCCTCATTGCAGCCTCTGAAGCGTTGCTGTGTTTTCCCGcctagtttttaaactctgaagtctattgcaatggattgcctcccttctgggtttcctccattgtggaatgtatatggggtgcAGTTCAATGTGTTTTTTAATAGCATGCTTtttggagtgccatgcttccaggaattctcatgcttgccTCTGCCTAGCTTGACCCACTCGAAGTTGtcgttctccttgtccatgtggattgaggtgagtgagtattggtcatgtctttttgcaACCAGTTGGTTTTCACGTACTCGTGTTGTTAGTTTccttgtttgtccaatgtagtgtttcttgcagtctctgcaggagatcttgtagatgacattgggcCTGTcaatggtggggagtgggtcttgagtttggatgagcacttgtcatagggttgatgtgggcttgtgtgcctaGCAGTGGTAAAAGTCtcgtggtgagttctgacgtgttcctgatgtaggagAGTGTGATGAGTATGTcagggcatgtagaatctttctgatgctgttcccatcggcatctcctgacccagttctttggatattcatttatccttgaacacttggaagaggtattcctcc
The Stegostoma tigrinum isolate sSteTig4 chromosome 23, sSteTig4.hap1, whole genome shotgun sequence DNA segment above includes these coding regions:
- the tbc1d24 gene encoding TBC1 domain family member 24, yielding MSCVESGQFVDWDKITDLEKDSPVVPSRIDSNLLKQYARQGYWAKSHSLRTKIYEQIIKAVSCRTVTPDAEVYKDIVGKITGKRNASTLPLPEFVDGSAVPNYCLNTDGIVAVRKIVVCISNQFPDISFCPVLPAIVALLLHYSNNEADCFEKVCRLLACNDRTKHFIDQTFLAYESSCMTFGDLANKYCQGAHKLIVSASEDVLEVYSDWLRWIFGDLPFNYAARVLDIFFVEGFKVLYRVALALLKFFRKVRIRQSEKSADIRTDIQNFIQGIAEHVPVEKLLDKAFSIRLFSRKEIRLLRDANEKALKQKGITVNQKRHNVHLAVNVENFKSEIVSAKEMREIWSWIPERFALCQPMLIFNTSDDGYSLTRFYARCEGYEPTIILIKTTEAEVCGAYLSTDWRERRRGGNKLSYFGTGECFVFKLQPEMERYEWVIIKHPEMEASKSLLDACPESPLQSGFLDTQIPQEQSQLNSSEEPSDRLSPFLATRHFNLTSKATSMFMTGSAESIIVGGGSCPALYIDGNLNHGTTGRSSTFDNLPLCSETFQISVLEVWSFQDIMPN